The following proteins are encoded in a genomic region of Musa acuminata AAA Group cultivar baxijiao chromosome BXJ2-11, Cavendish_Baxijiao_AAA, whole genome shotgun sequence:
- the LOC135626949 gene encoding uncharacterized protein LOC135626949 isoform X1 encodes MSSDGKHNLFRALEGHGFLGNHDPAAKEKTKGIHEGFSGYPKYNASHSNSQESWNVLPEPKDEKGVPVCDSAKANYSILEPYAILNKGYGASLYKQEAFVQPPDFVMWQQVQLSASENNIYPIIHYYSIPVESGCSYMPPVKMFPHAHQHKVQIQEFQYFVVIDFEATCDKDRKLHPQEIIEFPSVLVNSATGQLEAVFQTYVRPAYHKHLTDYCKQLTGIQQFRVIMNLSHSIQLYYMFLLFFISQHMVDRGVLLSEALIMHDKWLESKGIKHKTFAVVTWGDWDCCVILESECKLKRIRKPAYFNRWINLKVPFQEMFQGIRCGLKDAVEHVGLTWEGRAHCGLDDARNTARLLVHLMDMGFKFSITKSLESQSMDVPMKYKASCDFLLDRSEHTREPKEVFGTPVQIHPFMDSTGKEKHTYCYCGVLSSKSVVRKPGPNQGRCFFGCGNWTAARRAVCN; translated from the exons AT GTCGAGCGACGGGAAACATAATCTGTTCCGTGCTTTGGAGGGACATGGCTTCCTCGGGAATCATGATCCGGCAGCGAAAG AAAAAACAAAAGGAATCCATGAGGGATTCTCAGGATATCCCAAGTATAATGCATCTCATTCTAACTCTCAAGAAAGTTGGAACGTCCTGCCGGAGCCAAAAGATGAAAAGGGTGTGCCTGTTTGTGATTCTGCGAAAGCAAATTACTCAATCTTGGAGCCTTATGCAATATTAAATAAAGGTTACGGTGCATCACTCTACAAACAGGAAGCATTTGTACAGCCACCTGATTTTGTAATGTGGCAGCAAGTCCAATTGAGTGCCTCTGAGAACAATATTTATCCAATAATCCATTATTATTCAATTCCTGTTGAAAGTGGATGCAGTTACATGCCACCAGTCAAGATGTTTCCTCATGCTCACCAACATAAAGTTCAAATTCAAGAATTTCAGTACTTTGTAGTTATTGACTTTGAGGCCACATGTGACAAAGACAGGAAGTTACATCCTCAGGAGATCATTGAGTTTCCATCTGTCTTGGTTAACAGTGCAACTGGTCAACTAGAAGCTGTTTTTCAAACATACGTGAGGCCTGCATATCATAAACATCTCACTGATTACTGCAAGCAACTCACCGGGATCCAACAATTTCGGGTTATTATGAATTTATCTCACAGCATACAGCTCTATTACATGTTTTTGTTATTCTTCATTTCTCAACATATG GTAGACAGAGGAGTTCTTCTAAGTGAAGCTCTAATCATGCATGATAAATGGTTGGAAAGTAAAGGAATTAAGCACAAAACGTTTGCTGTAGTAACATGGGGTGACTGGGATTGCTGTGTTATTTTAGAATCTGAATGCAAATTAAAAAGGATCAGAAAGCCTGCTTACTTTAACAG GTGGATCAACTTAAAGGTTCCATTTCAGGAAATGTTTCAAGGCATCCGCTGCGGTCTCAAGGATGCTGTCGAGCATGTTGGCTTGACGTGGGAGGGCCGTGCACACTGTGGTCTTGATGACGCCCGTAACACTGCCCGCCTCCTGGTTCATCTCATGGATATGGGCTTCAAGTTCTCCATCACCAAGTCATTAGAGTCGCAATCTATGGATGTTCCCATGAAATACAAGGCATCCTGTGATTTCTTGTTGGATCGATCTGAACACACTCGAGAGCCTAAAGAAGTGTTTGGCACGCCTGTCCAGATTCATCCTTTCATGGACTCCACTGGGAAGGAGAAGCATACCTACTGTTACTGTGGGGTGTTGAGTAGCAAGTCTGTCGTCCGCAAGCCTGGACCAAACCAAGGTAGATGCTTCTTTGGGTGTGGGAATTGGACCGCAGCTAGGCGTGCTGTCTGCAACTAA
- the LOC135626949 gene encoding uncharacterized protein LOC135626949 isoform X2 translates to MSSDGKHNLFRALEGHGFLGNHDPAAKEKTKGIHEGFSGYPKYNASHSNSQESWNVLPEPKDEKGVPVCDSAKANYSILEPYAILNKGYGASLYKQEAFVQPPDFVMWQQVQLSASENNIYPIIHYYSIPVESGCSYMPPVKMFPHAHQHKVQIQEFQYFVVIDFEATCDKDRKLHPQEIIEFPSVLVNSATGQLEAVFQTYVRPAYHKHLTDYCKQLTGIQQFRVDRGVLLSEALIMHDKWLESKGIKHKTFAVVTWGDWDCCVILESECKLKRIRKPAYFNRWINLKVPFQEMFQGIRCGLKDAVEHVGLTWEGRAHCGLDDARNTARLLVHLMDMGFKFSITKSLESQSMDVPMKYKASCDFLLDRSEHTREPKEVFGTPVQIHPFMDSTGKEKHTYCYCGVLSSKSVVRKPGPNQGRCFFGCGNWTAARRAVCN, encoded by the exons AT GTCGAGCGACGGGAAACATAATCTGTTCCGTGCTTTGGAGGGACATGGCTTCCTCGGGAATCATGATCCGGCAGCGAAAG AAAAAACAAAAGGAATCCATGAGGGATTCTCAGGATATCCCAAGTATAATGCATCTCATTCTAACTCTCAAGAAAGTTGGAACGTCCTGCCGGAGCCAAAAGATGAAAAGGGTGTGCCTGTTTGTGATTCTGCGAAAGCAAATTACTCAATCTTGGAGCCTTATGCAATATTAAATAAAGGTTACGGTGCATCACTCTACAAACAGGAAGCATTTGTACAGCCACCTGATTTTGTAATGTGGCAGCAAGTCCAATTGAGTGCCTCTGAGAACAATATTTATCCAATAATCCATTATTATTCAATTCCTGTTGAAAGTGGATGCAGTTACATGCCACCAGTCAAGATGTTTCCTCATGCTCACCAACATAAAGTTCAAATTCAAGAATTTCAGTACTTTGTAGTTATTGACTTTGAGGCCACATGTGACAAAGACAGGAAGTTACATCCTCAGGAGATCATTGAGTTTCCATCTGTCTTGGTTAACAGTGCAACTGGTCAACTAGAAGCTGTTTTTCAAACATACGTGAGGCCTGCATATCATAAACATCTCACTGATTACTGCAAGCAACTCACCGGGATCCAACAATTTCGG GTAGACAGAGGAGTTCTTCTAAGTGAAGCTCTAATCATGCATGATAAATGGTTGGAAAGTAAAGGAATTAAGCACAAAACGTTTGCTGTAGTAACATGGGGTGACTGGGATTGCTGTGTTATTTTAGAATCTGAATGCAAATTAAAAAGGATCAGAAAGCCTGCTTACTTTAACAG GTGGATCAACTTAAAGGTTCCATTTCAGGAAATGTTTCAAGGCATCCGCTGCGGTCTCAAGGATGCTGTCGAGCATGTTGGCTTGACGTGGGAGGGCCGTGCACACTGTGGTCTTGATGACGCCCGTAACACTGCCCGCCTCCTGGTTCATCTCATGGATATGGGCTTCAAGTTCTCCATCACCAAGTCATTAGAGTCGCAATCTATGGATGTTCCCATGAAATACAAGGCATCCTGTGATTTCTTGTTGGATCGATCTGAACACACTCGAGAGCCTAAAGAAGTGTTTGGCACGCCTGTCCAGATTCATCCTTTCATGGACTCCACTGGGAAGGAGAAGCATACCTACTGTTACTGTGGGGTGTTGAGTAGCAAGTCTGTCGTCCGCAAGCCTGGACCAAACCAAGGTAGATGCTTCTTTGGGTGTGGGAATTGGACCGCAGCTAGGCGTGCTGTCTGCAACTAA
- the LOC135626949 gene encoding uncharacterized protein LOC135626949 isoform X3: MWQQVQLSASENNIYPIIHYYSIPVESGCSYMPPVKMFPHAHQHKVQIQEFQYFVVIDFEATCDKDRKLHPQEIIEFPSVLVNSATGQLEAVFQTYVRPAYHKHLTDYCKQLTGIQQFRVIMNLSHSIQLYYMFLLFFISQHMVDRGVLLSEALIMHDKWLESKGIKHKTFAVVTWGDWDCCVILESECKLKRIRKPAYFNRWINLKVPFQEMFQGIRCGLKDAVEHVGLTWEGRAHCGLDDARNTARLLVHLMDMGFKFSITKSLESQSMDVPMKYKASCDFLLDRSEHTREPKEVFGTPVQIHPFMDSTGKEKHTYCYCGVLSSKSVVRKPGPNQGRCFFGCGNWTAARRAVCN; the protein is encoded by the exons ATGTGGCAGCAAGTCCAATTGAGTGCCTCTGAGAACAATATTTATCCAATAATCCATTATTATTCAATTCCTGTTGAAAGTGGATGCAGTTACATGCCACCAGTCAAGATGTTTCCTCATGCTCACCAACATAAAGTTCAAATTCAAGAATTTCAGTACTTTGTAGTTATTGACTTTGAGGCCACATGTGACAAAGACAGGAAGTTACATCCTCAGGAGATCATTGAGTTTCCATCTGTCTTGGTTAACAGTGCAACTGGTCAACTAGAAGCTGTTTTTCAAACATACGTGAGGCCTGCATATCATAAACATCTCACTGATTACTGCAAGCAACTCACCGGGATCCAACAATTTCGGGTTATTATGAATTTATCTCACAGCATACAGCTCTATTACATGTTTTTGTTATTCTTCATTTCTCAACATATG GTAGACAGAGGAGTTCTTCTAAGTGAAGCTCTAATCATGCATGATAAATGGTTGGAAAGTAAAGGAATTAAGCACAAAACGTTTGCTGTAGTAACATGGGGTGACTGGGATTGCTGTGTTATTTTAGAATCTGAATGCAAATTAAAAAGGATCAGAAAGCCTGCTTACTTTAACAG GTGGATCAACTTAAAGGTTCCATTTCAGGAAATGTTTCAAGGCATCCGCTGCGGTCTCAAGGATGCTGTCGAGCATGTTGGCTTGACGTGGGAGGGCCGTGCACACTGTGGTCTTGATGACGCCCGTAACACTGCCCGCCTCCTGGTTCATCTCATGGATATGGGCTTCAAGTTCTCCATCACCAAGTCATTAGAGTCGCAATCTATGGATGTTCCCATGAAATACAAGGCATCCTGTGATTTCTTGTTGGATCGATCTGAACACACTCGAGAGCCTAAAGAAGTGTTTGGCACGCCTGTCCAGATTCATCCTTTCATGGACTCCACTGGGAAGGAGAAGCATACCTACTGTTACTGTGGGGTGTTGAGTAGCAAGTCTGTCGTCCGCAAGCCTGGACCAAACCAAGGTAGATGCTTCTTTGGGTGTGGGAATTGGACCGCAGCTAGGCGTGCTGTCTGCAACTAA